The DNA window CCACCGCGACTACGTTCTGTTCCCCGCGAAGTAGGACGAACGGGAGTCTTCAGACGACGGCAAGATCCGGGTCACCGGCCGACCTTCAGTACCAGGATCCGGTTTGACGCGAGGTCCGTGGCATATACGGTCCTTCCGTCCGTTGAGACCGCGATCTGTTCAGGGGAGTAGACACCGGGGTTCGCGTCGGGGAGTACCCAGTCCGTCACGTAACGCCCCTCCGCCGTAAGCATGACGATCCGGTGGTTTCCGCTGTCCGCCACGTGGAGGAGGCCGTCCGGTCCCGCGGCTGCGCCGGTCGGAACCTTGAACCCCCGCCTTGACGAGGCGGCGCGCGGCCAAAACAGAAACAAACGGTAGCCGGCCCGCCGGACCGGGATCCCCCCGGGGTCGAACCATTGGAGCTGGTGATTGTACGCGTCGGCGACCAGGAGCTTGCCATCCGGCGCAACGGTCACGCCCGTCGGATAATGAAGGGCGCCGGCGCCCATCCTGCCCGGGTGGCCGATAATCTTCTTAAACGAACCGTCCGCTTCGAACTTCTGGACCCGGTGATTGTAGAAATCCGCGACGTACAGGGAGCCCGAAGGATCGACGGCCAGGCCGGCGGGTGCGGTGAGGCGACCCGGCCCCTTTCCCGGTCCCCCGAAGGAGAGGAGAAACCGGCCGTCCGGCGTGAATTTGTGGATCCGGTCGTGCTCGTAATCGGAGACGAATACCGAGTCGTCGCGCGCCACCGCGATCCCCATGGGGTTGCCGAACCCCCCGGGCCCCTTGCCTTCGTGTCCCCACTCGCCCTTGAATTCCCCGGAAGGGCCCAGCCGCACGAAGCGGAGACGCGCGTCGGTGACGAAGACGTCTCCGTTCGGCGCGACCGCGATGCCGATGGGCCGAAAGAATTCTCCCGAGGGAACGTCGGCGCCGTCCCAGAAACCGACAAGGGAATATCTGGCCGGGCTCCCCTCACGCGCGGCGAGCGTCCAGGCCACTCCCCAATGGCGAAGCGCGAGGACGGCGGGAACGACGACCGCCACCAGCAAGAATACGATAAAACGGAAACGTCCGGAGAGCCCGCGGACCCGTTTCATCTCCATTCGATCTTTCCGGGAGTAAAGCCCGCCTCCCGCACCGCCTTCCGGATCTGCTCGTCGGTCACCTGCCCCTCCGGGTCGAATTCCACGATCGCCTCGCCCTTGGCCAGCTCGACCTGGACACTCTTTACCCCGGGCAGCGCCGACAGATGCTTCTTCACCCCATATGCGCAAAAGGGGCAGGACATCCCGTCGACGGCCACTACGGCCTGTTTTGCGGCACCGGGCTGGGGGCCGGCGGACCATGCCCCGTAAGGCGCCGCGAGAAGCGCCGGAACGACTGCGACGAGCGCAAGACCGATCCACCGGCAGCACGCATGACGTATGAGAAACGATTTGAAAGTCATATCCGGACCCCCTCCTGTTTTCATCGTCCTGGCAGGAACGAAAATTTCCAACGGATCCCGACGCTGAGCGAATAGTCGGTTTCCACGCCGTTGCCGTTCAGCCGCTGGACGGCGGGAACCTGGTAGATTCCCTCGATGACGAAGCGCTCCGTCACGTACTGGAGCCCCGCGCCGACGTTCCACCGGGTCCCCCCGGAATCGGGGTCCGAAACTCCTCCGACCCGGTCCCGCCCCGCGACGACGAGGTTGCTCTCGGCGACGGCGAAAACATACGCGGGCACTCCGGCCTCCAGCCGACGCGGCCAGACCCGGTACTGGAAAGACGCGTCGGTGAACGCCTGGTCCCCGAACCGGAAACCGTCCGCCGCCGTGTTCTTGCGAAAACCCACGTCGGCGTCGAATTCCCACCCCAGGGTCTGCCACGTGAAGACAACCCCTCCGAGCCCGTCCCAGGACCCGGAGCCCGGTTGCAGGGGCCGCGGAAGGCGGCCCAGGCCATCGGAAACATCGTCCTTGCCGGTCGGAAGCTTGAGCCCGGCAAAGGGTGCAAGGCGTATCGTAGATCCGGGCCGGTCCAGCGCGAAAGCGGTATATCGTCCGAGGAAGAGAAGGTCGCCGATGCCGGAAGCGCTGCGCTCGATCCTGCCTGCGGGCGTATCGAGCTCCAGGGACTTGTCGAAGAAGGGAGCGATCCCGAACAGGGCGAGGCGCGGTGTGACTCCGTACGCGAGAGCCACCGGCGCGGCGTGAACGGTGATGCTGCGACCGAGGGTGGTCGGGTCGCCGGCCGCGCGGACCAAGACATACTGCACGCGGAGAATCCCCTCCCCGCTTGCCACCGGCAGGGCGGTATTGAACGTGATCGGCGCGGCGGCGACGTTCGGTGGAACAAACATGCCGCACGCGGCGAACAAGCCAAGAACAGCAACCCGTGCCGGCAAGGCCCCCCTTTTCATGTCGACTCCTCCCTTCCCGAACAACTCCACTTTTAAGCATAAACGCCGGACCATGGTACAGGGTCAATACAGGACATCACGATCTACACAAGGCGTGAATCCTTGCAGCAGTGGCGTCACGAGTCGGGGCACCTCGGCAAAGTCATTGCTTCCCCGATACGTATCACCGCGACGACGGTGCACGAGACCGTAAACCAGGCGGCAGGAACCGGATAGCGCCGTACCACGCGGCCGCCCGCTCTCCCGTGTTGTCGGTGTCGGTCATGATCGCCACAGCGCCGAGCCTGGGAGGATTTTCACCGAACGCCCGCCGGAAATCCTCGACGAGGTTGCGCTCCTCGTCGATCCATCTCCCCGCGTTCTCGTCGCCGCTCTCCACGGCCACCATGACCGAGTTTTTCGAATATGCGTTGGGAAGAAATGCGCCCCGCGGCAGCCGGTTCGCCCAGATGTAGTTTACCGCCCGCGTCTTCCAGAAGAGGATGGAGGGATAAACGACGTACAACCTGGCCGCGTAATCGTCACCGCCTTTTGTCCGCTCGTCTCCTTTACCGATCGTGCGGACGATCTTCCATGACCATGAAAGTCGCGGGTACTCATTCGGATCGAGATCGACGTGGTAAATCAGCCCCGAGGCGCTCGCCCGGCTCTCCGCCTTCAGCGCGGGACGTCCTTCGTCGATAACTGGCGTGTAGATTGTCTCACCCTTGAAGATCTTCTTCTCCCATCTATCGGAGAGGCCCGCGGCGAAATCGTCGACGAGGAGCGGCCCCGCCCCGCCGGCTCCGGGGACTGCAAGGGCCGCAAAGAGGACGAAAATCCGGATGGCTACATGCAGGAGTCCTCCGCAGAAACCACGCACGGGTCGTATATCGATACCGGATCGTCCCATCCGTATAATTTTCCCACAACCCCATCGGCAACGGGGAATCGCCGGCCCGCGTGAAGGAGCGGCAGCCCTGCGGCCATTCCTGATCTGCTGGTTTTCAGCGACACTACGCGCTTGTTTTGCCCTGGCTGTAAGGAATGTTCCCCCACGAAGACTAACCGACAGCGTGAAAAAAAAAGCCGACCGCGGGGATGTCCTATGCGCTTCGCGGAGGCTATCAGGAAAAGGAGGCTCGATATGTCGGTCGCAAGAAAGTGTCTGCCGTTCGTGCTGGCGCTCGCCTTCATGGTAATCGCCGGCGCCGCCCTTGCGGGAGACGTTTCGATTCCGTTGAAGGCGGAAAAGGACAGCCCCGCGGCGAGCGGGACAGCCTCCCTGGGCAGCGGCAAGCTCCGCGTCCAGGCGGAAGGTCTTCGTCCAAATGGCGTGTACACGGTCTGGTTCGTCAACATGAAACCCAAGAAACACGAGGCCGGAGCAGGGAGTGCGCCATTTATGTTCCGGACGGACGGGCAGGGCAAGGGATCGTACGATGCCGCCCTGTCTGAATCGCCCTTCGGCAAGTGGGCCATGATCATGGTTGTGCGCCACCCGAGCGGCGATCCCGCCGACATGAAAAGCATGGTACCGGCGCTCTCGGCCGGGATTCCCAAGAAATAGCGGGGAAAGCGGCGCGGAGGATGGAAGATGGGCCTCCTCCGCGCCGACTCTTGAGATGGTCCCGTACATTCCCCAACCCGTGTACCGATTGCTCGGCACGGTAACGGTGCACGCCTTCGGAGCCCTGGTGGCGCTTTCGGTAATCGTCGGGTGGCAGATGGCGGTCGCGCGGTGCCGCCGGAAAGGGCTCGACGACGCCGTCTGCACGGGACTCCTGGCGTATGTCGTCCTTGCCGGTTTCGTATTGGCCCACTTGTATTCCGTCATCGCCTACTTTCCGCGGCAGGCAATGGAGAGTCCGGTCCTTCTCCTGAAGGTGTGGGAAAACATCAGCTCCTTCGGAGGATTCGTGGGGGGACTCCTCGGACTCTGGCTTTATTTCAGCT is part of the Deltaproteobacteria bacterium genome and encodes:
- a CDS encoding NHL repeat-containing protein, yielding MEMKRVRGLSGRFRFIVFLLVAVVVPAVLALRHWGVAWTLAAREGSPARYSLVGFWDGADVPSGEFFRPIGIAVAPNGDVFVTDARLRFVRLGPSGEFKGEWGHEGKGPGGFGNPMGIAVARDDSVFVSDYEHDRIHKFTPDGRFLLSFGGPGKGPGRLTAPAGLAVDPSGSLYVADFYNHRVQKFEADGSFKKIIGHPGRMGAGALHYPTGVTVAPDGKLLVADAYNHQLQWFDPGGIPVRRAGYRLFLFWPRAASSRRGFKVPTGAAAGPDGLLHVADSGNHRIVMLTAEGRYVTDWVLPDANPGVYSPEQIAVSTDGRTVYATDLASNRILVLKVGR
- a CDS encoding heavy-metal-associated domain-containing protein, with the protein product MTFKSFLIRHACCRWIGLALVAVVPALLAAPYGAWSAGPQPGAAKQAVVAVDGMSCPFCAYGVKKHLSALPGVKSVQVELAKGEAIVEFDPEGQVTDEQIRKAVREAGFTPGKIEWR
- a CDS encoding transporter yields the protein MKRGALPARVAVLGLFAACGMFVPPNVAAAPITFNTALPVASGEGILRVQYVLVRAAGDPTTLGRSITVHAAPVALAYGVTPRLALFGIAPFFDKSLELDTPAGRIERSASGIGDLLFLGRYTAFALDRPGSTIRLAPFAGLKLPTGKDDVSDGLGRLPRPLQPGSGSWDGLGGVVFTWQTLGWEFDADVGFRKNTAADGFRFGDQAFTDASFQYRVWPRRLEAGVPAYVFAVAESNLVVAGRDRVGGVSDPDSGGTRWNVGAGLQYVTERFVIEGIYQVPAVQRLNGNGVETDYSLSVGIRWKFSFLPGR
- a CDS encoding DUF3047 domain-containing protein — encoded protein: MGRSGIDIRPVRGFCGGLLHVAIRIFVLFAALAVPGAGGAGPLLVDDFAAGLSDRWEKKIFKGETIYTPVIDEGRPALKAESRASASGLIYHVDLDPNEYPRLSWSWKIVRTIGKGDERTKGGDDYAARLYVVYPSILFWKTRAVNYIWANRLPRGAFLPNAYSKNSVMVAVESGDENAGRWIDEERNLVEDFRRAFGENPPRLGAVAIMTDTDNTGERAAAWYGAIRFLPPGLRSRAPSSR